In the Syntrophorhabdus sp. genome, TCGACATAACAACGGACATGGCCCTGGAAGACGGTCTTGTCCTTGACAGGGAGGGGTTCGAGAAGGCCCTCTCAGAGCAGAAAGAGCGTTCCAGGACAGGCTCGAAGATCAAGGGTGAGGAATGGAACGAAGGCCATCTCACCATACTCGGCCGGGGCCTCGTGAGCACCTTCACCGGCTACGGCACCCTGAAGGACGAAGGCGTCATCAGGGCCATCCTCGTCGGGGACGGCACGGTGGATGAGATATCCGAAGGGGAAGAGGGCGAGTTTTTTCTGGACACGACGCCCTTCTACGCCGAAAGCGGGGGCCAGGTCGACGACTCGGGGACGATCACCCTTGCCGGTGGTGGAGCTACGGCACGGGTGACCGCCGTGACGAAGGTGAAGGAAGACCTCTTTGCCCACCGCGTTATCGTCGAAAGGGGATCGTTCCACGGGGGAGACAGTGTGTCTCTTGCCGTCGATGTGGAGAAGCGGAAGGGCACGTCGCGCAATCACACGGCTACCCACCTCCTCCAGTATGCATTGAGGAAGGTCCTCGGCGACCACGTCAAACAGTCGGGCTCCCTCGTCGAGGCGGGCAGGATGCGCTTCGACTTCACCCACTTTGAGGCCATGAAAGAGGAGCAGATACGGGCGGTAGAGGATATCGTCAACGAGAAGATCATGGACTGCGTGCCCGTCGTCATCTACGTGAAGAGCCGCGAGGAAGCCATCCGGGAGGGAGCGACGGCCCTCTTCGAGGAAAAGTACGGCGAGACGGTGCGCGTCATAACCATCGGCGATTTTTCCCGGGAGCTCTGCGGGGGCACTCACGTCGCCAATACGGGCCAGATAGGAAGCCTCTACATCCTCGGTGAAAGTTCCCTGGCGTCCGGTGTCCGCAGGATAGAGGCGACAACGGGCAAGGGCGCCCTCGCGTACAAGCGCAGGGTGGAAGGGACCGTGAAGGCCATCGCGAAGAGGACGAACACCGAGTTCGACCGCGTCGAAGAGCGCGTCGAGAGCCTCCTCGCGGAGATCGCCCTCAAGGAAAAGGAGCTTGACCGCTTCAAACAGGACATCATCGCCCACAGGGTCGACGGCGCCATCGCGGAAGCTCCTGACAGGGAGGGCGCGAAGATCGTTACACTTTTCGTTGAGAACGCCTCCGCCGACGATCTGAGAAAGGTGACGGACGTCGTGCGGTCGAAGGTGAAAGATTGCGTTGTCGTCGTCGGGACGGCGGGGGACGAGGGCAAGGGGCTCGTCGTCGCCTCCGTGAGCCGCGACCTGCAGAAGCGCTACAACGCGGGGAGGATCATCAAGAACCTCACCGGGCATTACGGTGGAAAGGGCGGCGGGGGACCGGCCATCGCGCAGGGAGGCATACCGGGGGAAAAGGTGCCGGAATCTCTCAAAAAGGTTGAACAATTCATCGACAGTTAGTATCATGTGAAAAAGCGGCGGGGGGAGATGAAGCGGTACGCGGACAACCTCAGAAGCGTCAACCTCTTTGCGGATCTCAAGGACAACGAACTGGAGACGATCTCCAGGATCCTTTACGTCAACACCTACCACAGGGGCCAGCTCATCTTCCAGGAGGGAGAGGACGGCAACGCCCTTTTCGTGGTTCTGAAAGGGCGGGTGAAGGTTTGCCTTTACGATGAGGAGGGACGGGAATACGTACTCGACGTCATCGGAAAGGACGGTTTCTTTGGTGAGCTCGCCCTGATCGACGAGCTCCCCCGTTCGGCGAACGCCATTGCCATGGAGGCGTCGGACCTCCTTATCGTGCGCAGGGCGGACTTCACGAAGCTTCTCATGGAAAACCCTTCCATTTCGGTCAACATACTGAAGGTCCTCGCCGGCAGGCTGAGGGTTGCCGACGAAAGGATCAAGTGGCTCGCCTTCCTCAATGTCGAAGGCCGCATCCTCAAATACCTCCTCGAGATCGGGTCTCGCCTCGGCATCAGGATGAAGGACTACATCATCATCGAGAGGGGCCCCTCGCAGATAGAGATAGCCAACTCCTGCGGCTGCTCCCGGGAAACGGTCTCCCGCATGGTCTCATCCCTTGTGAAGAAGGGCGTGATCAGCGTGAGGAGACGGCAGTACACGCTGTACCCGGGAACAAGAACCTTTTAGAAGAGAGGTGATAGGTCATAGGTTATGGGTCACAGGAAAGACCTTCCCCCCTGACGAACATCCTTTTCTTCTCCCCATCACCCATAACCCA is a window encoding:
- the alaS gene encoding alanine--tRNA ligase; amino-acid sequence: MTSQQIRSRFLEYFALNGHTVVPSSGLLPEKDPTLLFVNAGMVQFKNLFLGLEKRPYVRGTSCQKCVRAGGKHNDLDNIGKTLRHHTFFEMLGNFSFGDYFKKEAIAFAWEFLTKELELDASKMWVTVFREDDEAEEIWRKTGVRPDRIVRLDEKDNFWSMGDEGPCGPCSEILYDLGENVGCRRPTCAVGCDCDRFLEVWNLVFMEFDRGADGTMTKLPRPSIDTGMGLERVTSIIEGKIGNYDTDLFVPIIRRIEDIAGCAYGESEKNDIAIRVIADHARGATFIINDGILPSKEGRGYVLRRIIRRALRYGRKLGIQKDFLHDLSKSVVDIMEEAYPDVKNNHSYIVRVIRGEEERFIETLGMGMKLYEEFAGDLKKKGSAVIPGELVYKLYDTYGFPVDITTDMALEDGLVLDREGFEKALSEQKERSRTGSKIKGEEWNEGHLTILGRGLVSTFTGYGTLKDEGVIRAILVGDGTVDEISEGEEGEFFLDTTPFYAESGGQVDDSGTITLAGGGATARVTAVTKVKEDLFAHRVIVERGSFHGGDSVSLAVDVEKRKGTSRNHTATHLLQYALRKVLGDHVKQSGSLVEAGRMRFDFTHFEAMKEEQIRAVEDIVNEKIMDCVPVVIYVKSREEAIREGATALFEEKYGETVRVITIGDFSRELCGGTHVANTGQIGSLYILGESSLASGVRRIEATTGKGALAYKRRVEGTVKAIAKRTNTEFDRVEERVESLLAEIALKEKELDRFKQDIIAHRVDGAIAEAPDREGAKIVTLFVENASADDLRKVTDVVRSKVKDCVVVVGTAGDEGKGLVVASVSRDLQKRYNAGRIIKNLTGHYGGKGGGGPAIAQGGIPGEKVPESLKKVEQFIDS
- a CDS encoding Crp/Fnr family transcriptional regulator; translated protein: MKRYADNLRSVNLFADLKDNELETISRILYVNTYHRGQLIFQEGEDGNALFVVLKGRVKVCLYDEEGREYVLDVIGKDGFFGELALIDELPRSANAIAMEASDLLIVRRADFTKLLMENPSISVNILKVLAGRLRVADERIKWLAFLNVEGRILKYLLEIGSRLGIRMKDYIIIERGPSQIEIANSCGCSRETVSRMVSSLVKKGVISVRRRQYTLYPGTRTF